TTTTGTGAACTCATTCAATCATTCAACTTAAAACGGATGAATAATAAGGAACGTGTGAATCAAACGACACGTGGTAAAAAGGTGTTTGATATCAATGCATCCTTATCACTATTATTGATGTGTGTGTTTTGTACGCTTTAGTCATGTGATGGCATCGAAGTATACGAAGGGGTTGTTTTCGCTCATTTACAAAATGGATGTCAAGAAAACCAATGACAAGTGGTATAATGGACACAAGGTTTCAAAACCTTTTTAAAATCAATGCGTGATGAGTGATACGAAACTGGAGGTGTGTGTATGTATGATTTTAAAACAGTAGTTCGACGTGATGCGCAAGGATCATCAAAATGGAAGTTGATGACACAACACAACAATCATTTGGATCCATCAATTGTCCCATTATCTGTTGCGGATACCGATATGGTAATGGCACCAGAAATAGTGCAAGGACTTAAAGACTATCTAGAAGTGATGGTGTTGGGGTATACGGGGTTAACACAATCTTACTATGATGCAGTCATTGGATGGTTTAAAAAACGTCATAATTGGGATGTTGAAGCATCGTGGATTGTAGAGTCGCCTGGTGTTGTGAATGCACTCTTTAATCTCGTTGCTGCCTTTACAAAAGTGAATGAGGGAGTCATTATCATGCCCCCAGTTTATTATCCATTTCGATCAAGTATTGAAAAACAAGACCGTGTGGTCGTTGAAAATGAATTGATTTATAAAGATCATGGGTATTCCATTAATTTTGAGGACTTGCTTGAAAAAGCTCAAGACCCAAACAATACCTTATTGATTCTGTGTTCCCCACATAATCCAGTTGGTCGTGTATGGACAAAAGAGGAACTCACGAAAATTGCGGAAATATGTTATGACAATAACGTCTTAGTCATCTCAGATGAAATCCATTTTGATTTAATTTTACCTGGGTTTAAACATACTGTGTTTTCTCAAGTAAGCGATAAAGCATATAAAAACAGCATTATCGCAACTGCACCAAGTAAGACCTTTAATCTTGCTGGACTTCAAACATCAAATTTGGTGATTGCAAATCCAGAATTAAAAGCAACATTTAAACAGTATATGGATAAAACACCGTTTCATGCGTTAAATGCAATTGGACCAAAAGCATGTGAAATTGCCTATACGCAATGTGATGCATGGCTTGAAGAATTTCTTGCATTAATCGAAACAAACAGACGTATGTTTAAAGAATTTATTGAATCAAAAATCCCAGCCATTAAAGTCATTGAACTCCAAGGCACTTATCTGCAGTGGTTTGATTGCACAGAGTTGGGTTATGATGATGAAACCCTGAATAAAATACTAATAGACACATGTGATCTTTATCTTGATGCTGGAAATCTTTTTGGAGCATCTGGAAAACAATTCCAACGGATCAACATCGCATGTCCAACACACGTACTACAGGATGCATTAATAAGACTTGAAGAAGGAATTAGATAACGTATATGAATAAAGAGTTTGTACTAAATGGAGTTAATGAATTAGAAGATTACATGATAAAAACACGACGCTATTTGCATCAACATCCAGAAGTGTCGTCAAAGGAATATGAAACATCGGCTTTTTTAAAACGGGAAGTACGTAAGTTTGGGTTACCTGTTTATGATGTTGAAAACAGTACAGGATTTTATGCTGTCTTAGATACCCAAAGACCCGGTAAAACAATTGGTCTGCGCACGGATATAGATGCCTTACCTGTTACAGAAAAAAAAGTAAATCTGAAGGGTGAACGCACCTGTCTTTCACACGTAGAGGGCGTTATGCATGCCTGTGGTCATGATGGTCATATGGCCGTTGTACTTGCATCAATTCAGTTTCTTATCAAAATAAAAGATCAACTCAATGGGAAGGTTGTATTTATATTTGAGGAAGGTGAAGAGATTGGATCGGGGATTCATCAAATGGTTGCGGCACTGAAACCACTTAATATGGATGCCATCTATGGTACACACCTTGCAGCATTTATGGATACAGGGACCATCAGTATTGAAGAAGGACCACAAATGACCGGTGCCATCATGGTAGAGTTTGATTTAGTAGGGCGTGGCGGACATGGATCGCGTCCAGACCTTTCCATTAACCCCGTGTTTGCTATGGCAAATGTCTTAACGGGTCTTGCATCAGCATGGGTTAATCAAATTGATGTGAGTAAAACTGTAACGCTGGGGTTGACTCAATTTCAAGCTGGTACTGCATACAACGTGTTCCCAGATTGTGCATTTGTAGGGGGAAGTTTACGATATTTTGATTATGACGAAGGAAAAAAAGCATTAGAAATCTTTAAAAATGTCACAACCAAAATCGCAGAAGCACACCTATGTAAAGCCGTATTTAGAGAGTCCACTGCCATTGCTACCATTCCAGTCATTAATGATGAAGCACTCTCCAAAATTGCGCGTGATGGTGCAAGGGAACTGTATGGTGATAAAGTGATTCATGGTGCACCATGGTATGCCTCCGAATCATTCTCACTGTATTCGAAACTATGCCCAACCACCTTTGCATTTGTGGGGTGTAAAAATGAAGATGTAGGCAGTGGTGCTGACCATCATAATGAATATTTTGACATTGATGAAGCAAGTTTATCCTATAGTTTAGGATCAACTCTCATGTTTGCTATCAATCTATTAACAAAACAAGATTAAGCCAATTATTTGGCTTTTTTTAAAACTTCGCTTAAATCAAACGATATCCCAAATATTAAACAGAATTCTTCGAGAATTTCATATATTTTTAAAGGGAATGATTCAACGATTTAGTCGCGAAACC
This DNA window, taken from Erysipelothrix larvae, encodes the following:
- a CDS encoding amidohydrolase; translation: MNKEFVLNGVNELEDYMIKTRRYLHQHPEVSSKEYETSAFLKREVRKFGLPVYDVENSTGFYAVLDTQRPGKTIGLRTDIDALPVTEKKVNLKGERTCLSHVEGVMHACGHDGHMAVVLASIQFLIKIKDQLNGKVVFIFEEGEEIGSGIHQMVAALKPLNMDAIYGTHLAAFMDTGTISIEEGPQMTGAIMVEFDLVGRGGHGSRPDLSINPVFAMANVLTGLASAWVNQIDVSKTVTLGLTQFQAGTAYNVFPDCAFVGGSLRYFDYDEGKKALEIFKNVTTKIAEAHLCKAVFRESTAIATIPVINDEALSKIARDGARELYGDKVIHGAPWYASESFSLYSKLCPTTFAFVGCKNEDVGSGADHHNEYFDIDEASLSYSLGSTLMFAINLLTKQD
- a CDS encoding MalY/PatB family protein, with amino-acid sequence MYDFKTVVRRDAQGSSKWKLMTQHNNHLDPSIVPLSVADTDMVMAPEIVQGLKDYLEVMVLGYTGLTQSYYDAVIGWFKKRHNWDVEASWIVESPGVVNALFNLVAAFTKVNEGVIIMPPVYYPFRSSIEKQDRVVVENELIYKDHGYSINFEDLLEKAQDPNNTLLILCSPHNPVGRVWTKEELTKIAEICYDNNVLVISDEIHFDLILPGFKHTVFSQVSDKAYKNSIIATAPSKTFNLAGLQTSNLVIANPELKATFKQYMDKTPFHALNAIGPKACEIAYTQCDAWLEEFLALIETNRRMFKEFIESKIPAIKVIELQGTYLQWFDCTELGYDDETLNKILIDTCDLYLDAGNLFGASGKQFQRINIACPTHVLQDALIRLEEGIR